One Oxobacter pfennigii DNA segment encodes these proteins:
- a CDS encoding DUF5316 family protein, with the protein MYIKIFVISIAETAMVYATLAIFNKSDMLVTTLGIIGAILLFISSILSGALVSGNRMRLNHAVEDKNEMQNKKTIQVFTFILGLMNVFACLIIYFSSKPL; encoded by the coding sequence ATGTATATAAAAATATTTGTTATTTCCATAGCTGAAACAGCCATGGTTTATGCAACATTAGCTATATTCAATAAATCAGACATGCTCGTGACTACCCTCGGTATAATCGGAGCAATACTCTTATTTATATCCTCAATTTTATCGGGAGCTTTAGTCTCGGGAAACAGGATGAGGTTAAACCATGCTGTTGAAGATAAAAATGAGATGCAAAATAAAAAAACAATCCAAGTTTTTACCTTTATACTTGGATTAATGAATGTATTTGCCTGTTTAATTATTTACTTCTCTTCTAAGCCGCTGTAA
- a CDS encoding putative RNA methyltransferase, translating into MSQLDKIINIFKCPVCGSSIQSEEAKNISCLNKHSFDISKEGYVNLLLSPVKTQYDKKLFLSRSIICRSGFFKPITDCITDIIKEGINKTDNNSIKILDAGCGEGSHLAQIIENLNGKSDAEYFGVGVDISKEGIKMAAKNHSQNNVWCVADITKTPFINKGFNAVLNILTPSNYTEFDRIIADNGLLIKAIPGSNYLKELRNIFYNNTDKETYSNEKVLKYFSKHFDLCSTRNIEYQVELTRDNLEQLINMTPLSWGADDEEIQKTLTIGINKITVDMTVIVGKKNNIK; encoded by the coding sequence ATGTCTCAATTAGATAAAATAATTAATATATTCAAGTGCCCTGTTTGCGGAAGCAGCATACAAAGCGAGGAGGCAAAAAATATAAGCTGCCTTAATAAGCACAGCTTTGATATATCAAAAGAAGGCTATGTCAATTTGCTTTTAAGCCCTGTAAAAACCCAATACGATAAAAAATTGTTTCTATCAAGGAGCATAATATGCAGGAGCGGCTTCTTTAAACCGATTACAGATTGCATAACCGATATAATAAAAGAAGGAATCAATAAAACAGACAATAACAGTATTAAAATATTGGATGCCGGCTGCGGTGAAGGCTCTCATTTGGCACAGATAATAGAAAATTTGAATGGCAAATCTGACGCTGAATATTTCGGGGTAGGTGTAGATATATCAAAGGAAGGAATTAAAATGGCTGCAAAAAACCATTCTCAAAATAATGTTTGGTGCGTTGCAGATATAACAAAAACTCCTTTTATTAATAAGGGATTTAATGCAGTGCTGAATATTCTTACACCATCTAATTATACTGAGTTTGACAGGATTATAGCTGATAATGGGCTGCTGATTAAAGCAATTCCGGGCAGCAATTATCTGAAAGAATTAAGAAACATATTTTATAATAATACCGATAAGGAGACATATTCAAATGAGAAGGTGCTGAAGTATTTCAGCAAACATTTTGATTTATGCAGTACACGGAACATCGAATATCAAGTTGAGCTTACCAGAGATAACTTAGAGCAGCTTATAAATATGACCCCTTTATCCTGGGGAGCTGATGATGAAGAAATTCAAAAAACTCTCACAATAGGAATTAACAAGATTACTGTGGATATGACTGTTATCGTTGGCAAAAAGAATAACATAAAATAG